One stretch of Prionailurus viverrinus isolate Anna chromosome C1, UM_Priviv_1.0, whole genome shotgun sequence DNA includes these proteins:
- the NECAP2 gene encoding adaptin ear-binding coat-associated protein 2 isoform X1 gives MEEGEYESVLCVKPEVHVYRIPPRATNRGYRAAEWQLDQPSWSGRLRITAKGQVAYIKLEDRTSGELFAQAPVDQFPGTAVESVTDSSRYFVIRIEDGNGRRAFIGIGFGDRGDAFDFNVALQDHFKWVKQQCEFAKQAQNPDLGPKLDLGFKEGQTIKLNIANMKKKEGAAGTPRARPASTGGLSLLPPPPGGKTSTLIPPPGEQLSAGGSLGQTAVAPSSVGGATMSWPQPKPATAATADIWGDFTKSTGSTSSQTQPGTGWVQF, from the exons ATGGAGGAGGGCGAGTACGAGTCGGTGCTCTGTGTCAAGCCGGAGGTCCACGTCTACCGCATCCCGCCGCGAGCCACCAACCGTGGTTACAG GGCCGCGGAGTGGCAGCTGGACCAGCCATCATGGAGTGGCCGGCTGCGGATCACTGCAAAAGGGCAGGTGGCCTACATCAAGCTGGAGGACAGGACCTCAG GGGAGCTCTTTGCTCAGGCCCCGGTGGATCAGTTTCCTGGCACGGCCGTGGAGAGCGTGACGGATTCCAGCAGGTACTTCGTTATCCGCATCGAAGACGGAAACG GGCGCCGGGCGTTTATTGGAATTGGCTTCGGGGACCGCGGCGACGCCTTTGACTTCAATGTCGCGTTGCAGGACCATTTCAA GTGGGTGAAACAGCAGTGTGAATTTGCAAAACAAGCCCAGAACCCCGACCTGGGCCCCAAGTTGGACCTAGGCTTCAAAGAGGGCCAGACCATCAAGCTCAACATCGCG AacatgaagaagaaggaaggagcgGCTGGGACTCCCCGAGCCCGGCCCGCCAGCACAGGGGGCTTGAGCCTGCTTCCCCCGCCTCCAGGGGGGAAAACCTCCACCCTGATCCCCCCTCCTGGGGAGCAGCTGTCTGCGGGGGGGTCCCTCGGCCAGACAGCAGTTGCTCCCAGTTCAG TAGGAGGTGCCACCATGTCCTGGCCACAACCCAAGCCTGCCACCGCCGCCACCGCCGACATCTGGGGAGACTTTACCAAATCCACAGG gtCGACTTCCAGCCAGACTCAACCAGGCACAGGCTGGGTCCAGTTCTGA
- the NECAP2 gene encoding adaptin ear-binding coat-associated protein 2 isoform X2, translated as MEEGEYESVLCVKPEVHVYRIPPRATNRGYRAAEWQLDQPSWSGRLRITAKGQVAYIKLEDRTSGELFAQAPVDQFPGTAVESVTDSSRYFVIRIEDGNGRRAFIGIGFGDRGDAFDFNVALQDHFKWVKQQCEFAKQAQNPDLGPKLDLGFKEGQTIKLNIANMKKKEGAAGTPRARPASTGGLSLLPPPPGGKTSTLIPPPGEQLSAGGSLGQTAVAPSSGGATMSWPQPKPATAATADIWGDFTKSTGSTSSQTQPGTGWVQF; from the exons ATGGAGGAGGGCGAGTACGAGTCGGTGCTCTGTGTCAAGCCGGAGGTCCACGTCTACCGCATCCCGCCGCGAGCCACCAACCGTGGTTACAG GGCCGCGGAGTGGCAGCTGGACCAGCCATCATGGAGTGGCCGGCTGCGGATCACTGCAAAAGGGCAGGTGGCCTACATCAAGCTGGAGGACAGGACCTCAG GGGAGCTCTTTGCTCAGGCCCCGGTGGATCAGTTTCCTGGCACGGCCGTGGAGAGCGTGACGGATTCCAGCAGGTACTTCGTTATCCGCATCGAAGACGGAAACG GGCGCCGGGCGTTTATTGGAATTGGCTTCGGGGACCGCGGCGACGCCTTTGACTTCAATGTCGCGTTGCAGGACCATTTCAA GTGGGTGAAACAGCAGTGTGAATTTGCAAAACAAGCCCAGAACCCCGACCTGGGCCCCAAGTTGGACCTAGGCTTCAAAGAGGGCCAGACCATCAAGCTCAACATCGCG AacatgaagaagaaggaaggagcgGCTGGGACTCCCCGAGCCCGGCCCGCCAGCACAGGGGGCTTGAGCCTGCTTCCCCCGCCTCCAGGGGGGAAAACCTCCACCCTGATCCCCCCTCCTGGGGAGCAGCTGTCTGCGGGGGGGTCCCTCGGCCAGACAGCAGTTGCTCCCAGTTCAG GAGGTGCCACCATGTCCTGGCCACAACCCAAGCCTGCCACCGCCGCCACCGCCGACATCTGGGGAGACTTTACCAAATCCACAGG gtCGACTTCCAGCCAGACTCAACCAGGCACAGGCTGGGTCCAGTTCTGA